In Picosynechococcus sp. PCC 7002, the following are encoded in one genomic region:
- a CDS encoding ArnT family glycosyltransferase translates to MSHSKRRWEDWGQTLGDRQIILGLSLAALFLFCLNLGNMPLRDWDEGTRALVAREIFRTGNWLHPTQFGDPYLLKPPLMDWLVASSYTLGGVNEWTSRLPGAVGSALGVPLLYCLGRQLFQGRSPALWSVLVYLTLLPVVRHGRLLMLDGLVLTALIFSLWCLLKAQKSPIWGLGFGLGLGIIAFVKGLLMLPLGAIALLFVIWDRRWFIFKNLYIWLGLGLGACPVLLWYGAQIQHYGATFIQVHFFNQGFDRVASTVESHQEPPWFYLLEIAKYTAPWLFFLPQSYQYLWQIRQTSSSRLILTGSIFYLGLISAMGTKLPWYVMPIYPFLALALGHYLAKLWDAPPRKAMFLRGLFGLLAIAALGGGIYLYFTDPQVPLILMALTLGGMFAVTTWLWPRPQALYILVGGMYCGLALLFCSQAWVWEINEAFPVKPIAAIIRAETPADAIIFTTFDYSRPSLDFYGDRPVRPQPLEAPVGEQYWLIHQDLLTEQPALKEALPPFELLGRASGFNLVHFFPD, encoded by the coding sequence ATGAGCCACAGCAAGCGTCGGTGGGAAGATTGGGGCCAAACCCTTGGCGATCGCCAAATTATCTTAGGTTTAAGTCTAGCGGCCCTTTTTTTGTTTTGTCTGAATCTGGGAAATATGCCCCTCCGGGATTGGGATGAAGGCACCAGGGCACTGGTGGCGCGGGAAATTTTCCGTACTGGCAACTGGTTGCATCCCACCCAATTCGGCGATCCTTACCTGCTGAAACCCCCCTTAATGGATTGGCTCGTGGCCAGTAGCTATACCCTCGGTGGCGTGAATGAATGGACAAGTCGCTTACCAGGGGCTGTAGGAAGTGCTCTGGGAGTGCCTCTCCTCTACTGCCTCGGACGGCAATTATTCCAGGGGCGATCGCCTGCCCTGTGGAGTGTCTTGGTCTATCTCACCCTCTTACCTGTGGTACGCCATGGTCGTCTGCTGATGCTTGATGGTCTGGTTTTAACGGCCCTCATCTTCAGTCTCTGGTGTTTACTCAAGGCGCAAAAATCCCCCATCTGGGGACTGGGCTTCGGTCTGGGCTTGGGCATCATTGCCTTTGTCAAGGGGTTATTAATGCTTCCCCTGGGGGCGATCGCCCTGTTGTTTGTGATTTGGGATCGCCGCTGGTTTATTTTTAAAAATCTCTATATTTGGCTGGGGTTGGGTCTCGGCGCTTGCCCGGTGCTTCTCTGGTATGGGGCGCAAATTCAGCATTATGGTGCGACTTTTATTCAGGTGCATTTTTTCAACCAAGGGTTTGACCGGGTCGCCAGTACCGTTGAAAGTCACCAAGAGCCCCCCTGGTTTTATTTATTAGAAATAGCCAAATACACGGCCCCTTGGTTATTTTTTCTACCCCAAAGTTATCAATACCTTTGGCAGATCCGCCAAACTTCTAGCAGCAGATTAATTTTGACGGGCAGCATCTTTTATCTGGGTTTAATTTCTGCGATGGGGACAAAATTGCCCTGGTATGTGATGCCGATTTACCCGTTTTTGGCCCTTGCGCTGGGACATTACTTAGCGAAACTCTGGGATGCACCACCACGCAAGGCGATGTTTCTGCGGGGGCTATTTGGGTTGTTGGCGATCGCCGCTTTGGGGGGAGGTATTTATCTCTACTTCACAGATCCCCAGGTTCCCTTAATTTTGATGGCCCTGACCCTAGGGGGGATGTTTGCCGTGACTACCTGGCTTTGGCCCCGGCCCCAGGCTCTTTATATTTTGGTGGGAGGAATGTATTGCGGTTTGGCTCTGCTGTTTTGCTCCCAGGCTTGGGTTTGGGAAATTAACGAAGCTTTTCCGGTCAAACCCATTGCCGCCATCATTCGGGCAGAGACCCCAGCCGATGCGATTATTTTTACCACCTTTGATTACAGTCGGCCCAGCTTAGATTTCTATGGCGATCGCCCTGTGCGTCCCCAGCCCCTCGAAGCGCCCGTTGGCGAGCAATATTGGCTCATTCACCAAGATTTGTTGACAGAACAACCGGCCCTAAAAGAAGCATTGCCTCCCTTTGAACTGCTGGGACGGGCCTCAGGATTTAACCTGGTGCATTTTTTCCCGGACTAA
- the topA gene encoding type I DNA topoisomerase — protein sequence MSTLVIVESPTKARTIRNYLPKGYHVTASMGHIRDLPSSAEEIPKEQKGQPWSQLGVNVENNFAPLYIVPKKKKKVVTELKQALKEADELILATDEDREGESISWHLLEVLKPKVPIKRMVFHEITQEAIQKALTNCREIDENLVHAQETRRILDRLVGYTLSPLLWRKIAKGLSAGRVQSVSVRLLVQRERERQAFQSANYWDLKAELLQKKSKFEAKLITLGGKKLASGSDFDAATGKLSKGKKVVVLSQAEAIALKDRLKDQPWTVSKTEEKPSTRRPSPPFTTSTLQQEANRKLGISARDTMRTAQKLYEEGYITYMRTDSVHLSEQAIAAARSCVAEKYGTEYLSPKVRQYKTKSKGAQEAHEAIRPAGNTFRTPQETGLSGRELALYDLIWKRTVACQMADARLTQLSVILKVDDAEFRSAGKRIDFPGFFRAYVEGSDDPDAALENQEVVLPDLKEGDQPTCKKLEEVDHNTQPPARYTEASLVKALESKGIGRPSTYATIIGTIVDRGYVQIRDKALTPTFTAFAVTALLEEHFPNLVDTDFTSQMEQTLDEIATGKAQWLPYLKNFYLGDDGLGTQVKVREENIDPATAKAIAIENLPVKVKIGRFGPYIEAANGEETITASLPADLTPADLDPEQVETILKQKTEGPEQLGTHPETGDPIYLLVGSYGPYVQLGEVTEEKKKPKRASLPKTVKPEELTLQMAVDLLALPRLLGEHPETNKPVKVGLGRFGPYVVHDQGKEGKDYRSLKKEDNLFTIDFERAMELLAQPKRSRGRGKTKTPLKELGKHPADNEPVNVYEGPYGIYVNHLKVNAGLPEGETVETITLEKALELIAEKAGSKATKKRSTTKKKTTTKKTTAKKTTSRKTKTSS from the coding sequence ATGTCTACCCTTGTCATCGTTGAATCCCCGACCAAAGCCCGTACCATTCGGAACTATCTACCGAAGGGATATCATGTGACGGCATCCATGGGCCATATCCGCGATTTGCCCTCCTCTGCCGAGGAAATCCCTAAGGAACAAAAAGGGCAGCCCTGGTCTCAGCTTGGGGTCAATGTGGAAAATAACTTCGCGCCCCTCTACATCGTGCCGAAGAAAAAGAAGAAAGTTGTCACCGAACTCAAGCAAGCCCTCAAAGAAGCCGATGAGTTAATCCTGGCGACGGACGAAGACCGCGAAGGGGAAAGTATTAGCTGGCATTTGCTCGAAGTGCTCAAGCCCAAGGTGCCGATTAAACGGATGGTCTTCCATGAGATTACCCAAGAGGCGATCCAAAAAGCTTTAACCAATTGCCGGGAAATTGACGAAAACCTCGTCCATGCCCAGGAAACCCGCCGGATTTTAGACCGTTTAGTGGGCTACACTCTCTCGCCTTTACTCTGGCGCAAAATTGCCAAGGGTCTCTCGGCGGGACGGGTACAATCGGTGTCTGTACGCTTGTTGGTGCAACGGGAACGGGAACGGCAGGCCTTTCAATCGGCTAACTATTGGGACCTCAAGGCAGAATTACTCCAGAAGAAATCAAAATTTGAGGCCAAGCTGATCACCCTCGGTGGCAAGAAATTAGCGTCTGGGAGTGACTTTGATGCGGCCACGGGGAAACTCAGCAAGGGTAAAAAAGTTGTCGTTCTCTCCCAAGCAGAGGCGATCGCCCTCAAGGATCGCCTAAAAGATCAACCTTGGACGGTGAGCAAAACCGAGGAAAAACCGAGCACCCGCCGCCCCTCGCCCCCCTTTACCACTTCCACTCTGCAACAGGAAGCGAACCGCAAACTCGGTATTTCGGCGCGGGATACCATGCGCACTGCCCAGAAGCTCTACGAAGAGGGCTATATCACCTACATGCGGACGGACTCGGTGCACCTCTCGGAACAGGCGATCGCCGCAGCCCGTAGTTGCGTTGCAGAAAAATACGGCACAGAATATCTCAGTCCCAAGGTGCGCCAATATAAAACGAAAAGTAAAGGTGCCCAGGAAGCCCACGAAGCGATCCGGCCTGCGGGCAATACCTTTCGCACGCCCCAGGAAACCGGCCTCAGTGGTCGAGAGTTAGCCCTTTATGACCTTATTTGGAAACGCACTGTTGCCTGTCAGATGGCCGATGCTCGTCTCACTCAACTGTCGGTCATTCTCAAAGTCGATGATGCTGAGTTCCGCTCTGCTGGTAAACGCATTGATTTTCCAGGTTTTTTCCGGGCCTATGTGGAAGGCTCTGATGATCCCGATGCTGCCCTCGAAAACCAAGAAGTGGTGCTCCCCGATCTCAAGGAAGGAGACCAGCCCACCTGCAAAAAATTAGAAGAAGTCGATCACAATACTCAACCCCCGGCCCGTTATACCGAGGCCAGTTTGGTCAAAGCCCTTGAAAGCAAAGGCATTGGTCGCCCCAGCACCTACGCCACAATTATCGGCACCATCGTTGATCGCGGTTATGTGCAAATTCGCGATAAAGCCTTAACTCCCACCTTTACGGCCTTTGCGGTGACGGCCCTTCTGGAGGAACATTTCCCCAATCTGGTGGATACAGATTTCACCTCCCAAATGGAGCAGACCCTCGATGAGATTGCCACCGGCAAAGCCCAATGGTTGCCCTATCTAAAAAATTTCTACCTCGGAGATGATGGCCTGGGTACCCAAGTAAAAGTGCGCGAGGAAAATATTGATCCGGCCACCGCGAAGGCGATCGCCATCGAAAACCTCCCCGTGAAAGTCAAAATTGGTCGCTTTGGCCCCTACATTGAAGCTGCTAACGGCGAAGAAACAATTACCGCTTCCCTGCCCGCTGATTTAACCCCCGCTGACCTCGATCCGGAGCAGGTTGAGACAATTCTCAAACAAAAAACCGAAGGCCCCGAGCAATTGGGGACGCACCCTGAAACAGGCGATCCCATCTATTTACTTGTGGGTAGCTATGGCCCCTACGTTCAACTGGGCGAAGTCACCGAAGAGAAGAAAAAGCCCAAGCGTGCTTCCCTCCCCAAAACCGTTAAACCAGAAGAGCTCACCCTACAGATGGCTGTGGATCTGTTAGCGTTGCCGCGCCTATTGGGAGAACATCCCGAAACCAACAAACCCGTTAAAGTGGGTCTCGGTCGCTTCGGCCCCTATGTTGTCCATGACCAAGGGAAAGAAGGCAAAGATTACCGGTCTCTTAAAAAAGAAGACAATCTTTTTACGATCGATTTTGAACGGGCCATGGAACTATTAGCGCAACCAAAGCGTTCCCGTGGTCGGGGCAAAACAAAGACGCCCCTGAAGGAACTGGGGAAACATCCCGCGGATAACGAACCAGTCAATGTTTATGAAGGCCCCTATGGTATCTACGTGAATCACCTAAAAGTGAATGCAGGTTTGCCAGAAGGAGAAACCGTAGAAACAATTACCCTCGAAAAGGCCCTCGAACTAATCGCCGAAAAAGCGGGTAGCAAAGCAACCAAGAAACGTTCGACGACAAAAAAGAAAACGACGACGAAAAAAACAACAGCAAAAAAAACCACCAGCCGTAAAACAAAAACTTCTTCATGA
- a CDS encoding NAD(P)H-quinone oxidoreductase subunit N, with the protein MDFSSTVASQLYTGAILPESIVILTLIVVLVGDLIVGRARSGWIPYAAIAGLLGSVFALYLGWDNPHPVAFLGAFNSDNLSILFRGIIVLSTAFTIMMSVRYVERSGTALSEFICILLTATLGGMFLSGANELVMIFVSLEMLSISSYLLTGYMKRDPRSNEAALKYLLIGAASSAIFLYGVSLLYGLSGGKTILSEIALGFTDPQGGQSLALAIALVFAIAGIAFKISAVPFHQWTPDVYEGSPTPVVAFLSVGSKAAGFALAIRLLVTVFNPVSEEWHFIFTALAILSMVLGNVVALAQTSMKRMLAYSSIAQAGFVMIGLVAGTDAGYSSVIFYLLVYLFMNLGAFTCVILFSLRTGTDQIAEYAGLYQKDPLLTLGLSVCLLSLGGIPPLAGFFGKIYLFWAGWQAGLYGLVLLGLITSVISIYYYIRVIKMMVVKEPQEMSDSVRNYPAVTWTAVGMKPLQVGLVLSVIITSLAGILSNPLFVIADQSVTSTPMLQVANHPTEQVVAQVDSELVGVAIADH; encoded by the coding sequence ATGGATTTTTCAAGCACTGTGGCAAGCCAGTTGTACACTGGGGCAATTCTGCCGGAAAGTATCGTTATTTTGACCCTCATCGTTGTCTTGGTGGGGGATTTAATTGTCGGACGCGCCCGTTCGGGTTGGATTCCCTACGCGGCGATCGCCGGACTGTTGGGGTCAGTATTCGCCTTGTACCTCGGTTGGGATAATCCCCATCCCGTTGCCTTTTTGGGGGCATTTAACAGCGATAACCTCAGTATTTTATTCCGGGGCATCATTGTCCTGTCTACGGCCTTCACGATCATGATGTCGGTGCGCTATGTGGAACGTTCCGGCACCGCCCTCTCTGAATTTATCTGCATCTTGCTCACGGCCACCCTGGGGGGGATGTTCCTCTCTGGGGCGAATGAGTTGGTGATGATTTTTGTCTCCCTCGAAATGCTTAGTATCTCGTCTTATCTACTGACGGGCTACATGAAGCGAGACCCCCGTTCCAATGAGGCCGCCCTCAAGTATTTGTTAATTGGGGCCGCGAGTTCGGCGATTTTCCTCTACGGTGTGTCTTTGCTCTATGGCCTATCGGGTGGCAAGACAATTCTCAGTGAGATTGCCCTTGGATTTACGGATCCCCAGGGGGGCCAGTCCCTGGCGTTGGCGATCGCCCTGGTCTTTGCGATCGCCGGGATCGCCTTCAAGATTTCCGCTGTGCCCTTCCACCAATGGACCCCTGACGTTTACGAAGGTTCGCCTACCCCCGTTGTTGCGTTTCTCTCGGTGGGTTCTAAGGCCGCTGGTTTCGCCCTGGCGATCCGTTTGTTGGTAACGGTCTTTAACCCCGTGAGCGAAGAATGGCACTTCATTTTCACAGCTTTGGCAATCCTCAGTATGGTCTTGGGGAACGTGGTGGCTCTGGCGCAAACCAGCATGAAGCGGATGTTGGCCTATTCTTCCATTGCCCAGGCGGGTTTTGTGATGATTGGCCTCGTTGCGGGGACTGATGCGGGCTATTCCAGCGTAATTTTCTATCTGCTGGTGTATTTGTTCATGAACCTCGGTGCATTTACCTGTGTGATTCTTTTCTCTCTCCGGACGGGCACAGACCAAATCGCGGAGTACGCAGGACTTTACCAAAAAGATCCGTTACTAACCCTCGGCCTTAGTGTTTGCCTACTCTCCCTTGGGGGCATTCCGCCATTAGCTGGGTTCTTCGGGAAAATTTATCTGTTCTGGGCTGGCTGGCAAGCGGGCCTCTATGGCTTAGTGCTGCTGGGTTTGATCACCAGTGTAATTTCAATCTACTACTACATCCGTGTGATCAAGATGATGGTGGTCAAGGAACCCCAGGAAATGTCTGATTCTGTGCGCAATTATCCAGCGGTCACTTGGACGGCTGTGGGGATGAAACCTTTACAAGTGGGTCTGGTACTGTCGGTGATTATCACGTCTTTGGCGGGAATTCTCTCGAATCCGTTGTTTGTGATTGCGGATCAATCTGTCACCAGTACACCGATGTTGCAGGTGGCAAATCATCCCACAGAACAGGTCGTTGCCCAAGTAGACAGCGAGCTGGTTGGAGTGGCGATCGCCGATCACTAA
- a CDS encoding (2Fe-2S) ferredoxin domain-containing protein: MTRTVLICCHHTCPKQGSTAILAAFQAQAPADVEVRQAGCFGECGNGPLVRVLPDEVWYAHVQQADIPAIVKQHLRQNRPVKQKLYGKFHQPNHGAIAALFLFFSFFGFLIGLCWLLASHTEVF; this comes from the coding sequence ATGACCCGTACAGTGTTGATCTGTTGTCACCATACCTGTCCAAAACAGGGTTCAACGGCGATTTTGGCCGCCTTCCAAGCCCAAGCTCCGGCGGATGTTGAAGTGCGACAGGCTGGTTGTTTTGGGGAATGTGGCAATGGCCCCCTGGTACGCGTGCTGCCCGATGAAGTGTGGTATGCCCATGTGCAACAAGCCGATATTCCAGCAATTGTTAAACAGCATTTGCGCCAAAACCGACCCGTCAAACAGAAGCTCTATGGCAAATTTCACCAACCCAATCACGGGGCGATCGCCGCTCTCTTTTTATTTTTTTCCTTTTTCGGCTTTCTGATCGGGCTATGTTGGCTCTTGGCTAGTCACACGGAAGTCTTTTGA